The region GCCAGATGCGCCGTCGTGCCCAACGGTGATAGCGATTGTAGATGGTTTTGGCAGGCCCGTATTCCGGCGGAACGTCACGCCACCGGCAGCCAATTTTCAGCACATGAAGAATACCGGAAATCACACGTCGGTCATCGACACGGCGAGCACCGGGCTGATTCTTCGGCAGGTACGGCTCAATCGCAGCCCAGGCCTCATCAGAAAGCCAGAAAAGATCGCTCATCATGAACATCCTTGCTTTGAAACTCAAACAAGCAAGAATCATGCAATAAAGACAGTTGTTTGATCAGGTCCTCATCCTAGTCTTCTATCGTCCTCGCTTCCGAAACGAGCATGATCGGCACGCCATCGCGGATCGGATAGGCAAGCCGTGCACTCTCAGAAATCAGCTCTCGTTTTTCCCTGTCATAGGACAGGCGTCCCTTGGTCAACGGGCAGACCAGGAGATCGAGCAGTTTCGGATCGACATTGCTGAGTTTTTCGTCCATCTCGTGGCCCTTACTGCAACAGGGTGCCGGGTTCGCTGCTGCCTTGAGCAAGAACGATTTCCGTGATGGCGATCAGTGTATCGGCGCGTGACTTGAGATCAGGTGCTTCCAGAAGTGCCTGCTTTTCGGCAGGGCCGAAAGGCGACATCATGGAAAGCGAGTTGACGAGAACGCGGTTTCCGGCGCGCTCCACACTTTCCCAGTCCGCTTCCAGCTGATTGGCATCGAGGAAGGACCGAAAGACCCGCAGCAGGTTTTCACGGTCAACGGCATCTTCGTCATATTCGCCAGTCAAGTCCGAAAGGAACGGCGCGTGCTTGAAAGTACGGTACGGCGCGCTGGTCGCGATTTCATCCAGAAGACGGAAACGGCACACACCGCTGAGAGAGACGAGATACCGCCCATCTCCCGTTTCCGAAAAGGACGTGACGCGCCCCAGACAGCCGACCTGACTGAGCGGACCATCACCCTTGCCGTTATCCAAACCCTGCAAGGATGGCTGCACCATTCCGATCATACGATCGCCCGACAACGCTGCATCGAACATGGCAAGATAGCGTGGCTCGAAGATGTTCAGGGGCAATTGCCCTTCCGGCAGAAGAAGGGCGCCCGACAGCGGAAACACAGGGACGACGTCCGGCAGATCGGTGCTCTTGAGATATCGTGCATTTCCGACGTGCATGGGAAGGGTCCTCGCTTCGAGACATAGGCCGCGCCGCCTTGCTCCGTTTAAGGCGCCACAACGCTATAAGTGTGGTCTGCGACCTGACATCGCAAGGCGCGGGTCAGGAAAACAGTATCGATGACAGCTTTCTGCGCGCCGATACCGATGCCGGATCCTTGAAGCCCCAGCTTTCCAGAAACTCGACAAGCTGCTTGCGAGCACCGTCGTCCTCATAGGTACGATCCTTGCGCATCACCGTCAGCAACTGGTCTGCCGCTTCATCGCGACGGCCCTGCGCATTGAGGATTTTGGCAAGCTTCATGCGGGCATCGTGGTTGTCGGGATCGGCTGAAAGTTCGCGTTCCAGCGCTGCCGGATCGCCCAGTTGACGGGCTTCTTCATATTGCGCCAGCTTTTTGGATGCCGCCTGAATGGCCGGATCGGCCAGCAGTTCCTCTGGAACGGAGGCCAAGAGATCGCTGGCCCGCTGATATTCGCCAACGGCAATCATGCATTCGGCAATACCGGCAATAGCCGTGGCATTATCAGGGTCCACCTGCATGACGAAGCCGAAAAGCTGGGCTGCACCCTGATGGTCGCCATCGGCGAAAAGCTGCTTGGCCTCGGCCAGGGCAGCATCGATTTCCGCCTGTGGATCGTTTCCAGCAGGGCCAGCAATCTTGTCGATGAATTCTCGGATCTGGCTTTCAGGCACGGCACCCATGAAGCCATCCACCGGGCGACCATCCTGAAAGGCGACGATAGCCGGGATGGACTGAATGCCGAGCTGGCCGGGAATGGAGGGGTGATCATCGATGTTGAGCTTGACGAGCTTAACGCGACCGCCAGCCTCGTTGACGACCTTTTCCAGCACCGGCGTCAGTTGCTTGCAAGGGCCGCACCATGGCGCCCAGAAATCCACCAGCACCGGCTGGCGGCGGGATTCCTCCATGACGTCCTTGGAGAAATTCGCTGTCGTCGTATCCTTGATATGCGAGGCCGCAGCCGCGGCCTGCGGCGCGCTGCCATAATTGACGGAGCCAGTCATATGTCCGCTGTTGGACGTTCCGTAGGGATTATCGCTCATATAAAGTCTCCGTTCATGTCGCAGCGCAAAGATCGTACTTTATTCGGTGACTTTCAAGACGAGCGGCGTGTGCCCCGTCGCCTCCAGAAACCGAATGAGGTCATCGCGGCCAATCATGGTGGTCGCATCGTTGGAAAGCGGGTGGCCGTTGATCAGATCGTGCTTCATCAACTCGCTGTCGAGAACGAAGGTCACATCGTTACCCAGATCATTGATTGCGCCGAAGACGGTAACGGAGCCGGGAACGACACCCAGATACTCCAGCATCTTTTCAGGCCGACCGAACGAAACGCGACTCGAAGCGTCGATGGTCTTGTGAACCGTTTTCAGGTCCACCACCGCATTCTCCTCCACGGTCAGCACGAAGTATCTGTCCTTCTTGTCCTTCACAAAAAGGTTCTTGGTGTGACCACCGGGAATGCTGTCACGCAGAGATTCGGACTCGGCAACCGTGAAAACCGGCTCGTGCTGCACCGTCTTATGCTGGATGCCAAGGCTATCCAGCAAAGCGAAAAGGTCCTGCGCGGTTTTCGGGGTTTGCTCTGTCATCATCACCTTCTTATGCCGTCGGATTCGGTTTTCTCTGACACTGTCATTAAGCCCTCAAAACAGCTTTTGCAATCACCCAGGGGATTTAGATATTGAAATAATATAATGTTTTCCGTTAGTTGACAGCTTTCTCCAAAATTTCTTACCCTTTTTGTCATTTCCCTGTTGCATTTAAAAAGCGGTTGAGCGATATAGCCCTCGTCGCCGCAACGCAGCGACCCGCGGTTCAGCGATCTACCCCGAACCACGGATTTTGAGCGGGTGTAGCTCAGGGGTAGAGCACAACCTTGCCAAGGTTGGGGTCGAGGGTTCAAATCCCTTCGCCCGCTCCAATTTCCTCTAAATGAGTAAATTGAAACTGAAAATCCAGATACATGGACTTTTCTCTTTGCACTTCAATCATCCTCTGCCGCCTTGTGAAACGCTTCATAGTCTTGGGCGACGTGATTATATTTCACGTCCATTATTGTTGTGGAAACACTGAAGCGTGACGACCGCACCAATGGCGCGATCGTGATCACTTGAGTCACATAATTATTCAGCCAGTCGCTGCTCGGCGAGTTTCACCCAGTAGGAAATGCCGTAGGCCAGGGCTTCATCATTGAAGTCGTAGCTGGGATTGTGCAGGCCCGCACTGTCGCCATTGCCCAGAAAGATAAATGCGCCGGGCCGCTCGTTCAGCATGTAGGAGAAATCTTCCCCGGCCATGGACGGATCGACGTCGGGATCGACGTTCTTGTCGCCCACAACATCTCGGGCGATGCGGATGGCATGTTCGGTTTCATTTCCGTGGTTCACGGTAACAGGGCAGTAGCGCTCATAGATGGCTTCGGCTTCCGCACCATTGGCCTGCGCGATGCCTTCAGCCATCTGCTTGATCCGCGCTTCGGCCATATCGCGCACGTTTTCATCCAGCGTGCGAACCGTTCCTGCAATCACCGCCTCGTTGGGGATGATATTGTGGCTGGAGCCCGCCTGAAAACGGGTGACGGAGACCACGACCGAGCGGATGGGGTCTGCGTTGCGCGATGCGATCATCTGGAGGTTGGTGACGATCTGCGCACCGATGGCAATCGGGTCCACCGTGCGATGCGGCTGCGCGGCGTGGCCGCCCTGCCCTTTCACCACGATAGAGAACTTGTCTGGGGCTGCCATGATGCCGCCTTTGCGGATGGCGAAAGAGCCCAACGGAATACCTGGCATATTGTGCATGCCATAGACTTCATCGATCTTGAACCTGTCCATCAGGCCATCCTGCACCATCGCAAGCGCCCCGGCTCCACCCTCTTCCGCAGGCTGGAAAATCAGCGCGACCGAGCCGGTGAAATTGCGTGTTTCCGCCAGATATTTGGCAGCACCCAGCAACATGGCCATGTGGCCGTCATGACCACAGGCATGCATCTTGCCATCGACTTTAGATGTCCAAGGCTTGCCGGTTTCCTCGACGATCGGCAGCGCATCCATGTCGGAGCGCAGACCGATGGTGCGGCCCTTGCCACGCTGGCCGTGAATGATGCCGACGACGCCGGTACGACCGATGCCGGTCACGATTTCGTCGACGCCGAAGGATTGCAGTTTCTCAGCGACGAATGCAGCAGTGTCGTGCACGTCGTAGAGCAGCTCGGGATTTTCATGGAGATGACGTCGCCACTCGCTGGCCTGCACCTGCAATTCCGCGGCTCTGTTCAATACTGGCATTCATTTATTCCTGATATTCCATTCTCGGCATGGCGAAATGCGCTTTCCCCACGGTGGATATTGCGCCGCATAATTGACGCAATCAATGTACTTTGCCATTGCTAGGCCATATATTGTGAATATTGCAAATCCCGTAACGATGACGGGAATTCGAGGATCCGCCTTGCAATCTACTTCCAGACATGGCCGCGCCGCAGGGCGGCTGGTAAAAACCACTGCTGCAATTCTGGCCGGTGTCCTGACGATGACGTCTGCGGCCTACGCCAACCCAAAGATGGTGATCGATGTCAGAACCGGCAAGGTGATCTCGCATCAGGAGGCGTTTCGCAAGTGGTATCCTGCCTCGCTGACCAAGCTGATGACGGCCTATCTGGCATTCAGCGCGATGAAATCCGGTAAGCTCAGCCCACAGACCGAAGTGGTGATGAGCAAGAAGGCCGCCGATCAGCCTGCCAGCAAGATGTATTTCAAGCCGGGCTCCAAGCTGACGCTGGACAGCGCGCTGAAGCTGTTGCTGATCAAATCCGCAAATGACGTGGCCGTTGCCATTGCCGAGACGGTGGGCGGAACGACAGAAAATTTTGTGGCGCAGATGAATGCGCAGGCAGCGCGTCTGGGCATGACGTCCACCCGCTACGTCAATCCCAACGGCCTGCCCGGCAAGGGTCAGTACACGACCGCGCGCGATCTTGCCGTTCTGGCCCTGCTCCTGAAGCGAGAGTTTCCCGAATATGCGGGCTATTTCTCGCTGGAAGGCGTCAGCACCGGCAAGAAGAACTATGCCAATTACAATATGCTGGTCGGTCGCTTCCAGGGCGCTGATGGCATGAAGACCGGGTTCATCTGCGCCTCCGGCTTCAACCAGGTGTCTTCGGCCTCGCGCAACGGCCGTCAGGTCATCAGCGTCGTGCTGGGCGCCGATAGCCTCGCTGGTCGCACCGATCAATCCGCAGACCTGCTACAGATGGCTTTGACATCCTCGAGCGGACAGGGCGTTTCTCTGGCATCGCTGGCACCTTATGGTGAGACAGCCGATGTCAACGATATCAGCGCCGATATCTGCAACCCGAAGGCCGCAAAGGTTCGCAGCGAAAGCCGCGACGAAGCAGGCCGCATGATCATCAAATCTCCCTATGTGCAGGAAATGACCCGCCCGCCGGTCTACTCCTATGCGGGCCTCATTCCGGGCAGCGAGACGGTGGTCGCCAACAGTGCCAGCACGGCGAGCAAGGGCGCAGATGCGGCCAATGTGCCCATCCCCATTCCGCGCCCGGCCTTCTAAGACTGACCGGACGCAACCCGCCTTATCGATTTTTAGCTTTGGGGCCGCGTCAGCAGCGCGCCCATGATGAGATCGAGGTGTGACTCGATAAAGGACGGGAGTTCCAGATCGCGGCGGTCACCGTGGATCAGGGTCTCCACGGCTATTCCGACGATCGGTGCGAAGACGATCCGTGCGCTCGCTCTCGGGCCTGGAACGAACTCGCCCTGCTTGACGCCTTCGTCGAGCAACTCCTGCAAACGCCCGATAATCGGCTCTATCAGTTCTTCCGTATGCGTATCGATAACATGTGGAAAGCGCGTTCCCTCAGAGATGACGAAGCGCAGCATTTGCCGCAACCGTCGTTCTGTTAGCAGCCGATCATAAAGCTGGAGTATGAAGTTCTTCAGCCGCTCCTCGCTGTTGCCGCTCAACTCTCCCAAATCAGTGAGAAAGGTTTCGAGCGGCGAGGCGATATGGCGTATCATTTCCGCAAAAAGTTCTTCCTTGGTGGGAAAGTAGACATAGACGGTGCCTTTAGTGACCCCGACGCGTTCTGCGATGTCTTCCACGCGTGCCGCCGTGAACCCGTGGTCCACGAACTCTTCAAATGCTGCTTCCAGAATTTGCGTGGGCCGAAGTGCCTTCTGTTCGGCGCGTGTCAGCCGTTTCATAGTGATCCTTAACCATCTGCGCCCGATCAATTCGAGGACACAATAATTTCATTGACTGTCCGGTAAGTCAAATGTATCACGTCTTCATCACGGTTCAAGAGGCAATATATGAGACGGTATGCAACAATCGCCTTTTTCGCGGCAGCACTGCCCGGGCTGGCCGCCTGTTCGCCCGAAAAACAGGCGCAGGAAAAAGCGCCCCGGCATGTCGAGGTGGTGCAGGTCAAATCAGTGGATGTGTCAGACGCAGTCTCGACCACAGGCGAAATCAGCGCGCGCGTTCAATCCGACCTCTCGTTCCGTGTCAGCGGTCAAATCGTGGAGCGACTTGTGGATGTGGGCGACCATGTGACCACGGGCCAGGTTCTGGCACGAATAGACCCGCAGGAACAGAAGGCCGATCTTCAAGTCGCATTGGCCACGCTGCAATCGGCACAGGCCCAGCAGACGCAAGCGCAGCAGGCATTCGACCGGCAACAGAGCCTTTTCAATACTGGTGTAACGACGCGCGCCGCTCTGGACCAGGCGCAGGAAACCCTGCTGACGGGTCAAGGCACCGTGCAGTCCTCGCAAGCGCAGGTCGATACCGCACGCGACGCGCTGGAGCAGACCGAGTTGAAGGCCGATGCCGATGGTATCATCACTGCACGCAGCGCTGAAGTCGGCCAAGTCGCGCAGGCAGCGCAACTGGTGTTCACGCTGGCCCATGATGGTCCGCGTGACGCTGTGATCAATGCCGATGAAACGACCCTTCTGGGCGGTGAAATCGAGAACGATGTCGTCGTCAGAATGCTGTCGGGCGGCGCGCCGATCAAGGCGACATTACGGGAATTGTCCCCTGCTCTCGATACCACCACCGCCACGATCCGTGTCAAGCTGGCGCTGGATGCGACAGCCAATGTGCGGCTCGGCAGCCCGATTGTCGCCACCGCGCATTACAAACCGGTCAAAACCATGCAGCTCCCATGGTCGGCCATTGCATCCGATTCCGGTCAGCCTTCGGTGTGGGTCGTCGATCCCAAAACCAAAGTTGTATCGCTGCGCAAAATCGAAGTCGCTAAATATGCAAATGGGCATTTTTCGGTGAAATCAGGCCTTTCCGAGGGCGAAACGGTCGTCGTCAATGGCACCAAATTTCTAGCCATCGGCGAGACCGTGGCCTATGAAGGAGCCGCTCAATGAGAATTTCCGTGACCTTCGTGACGCTTGCGCTTGCCTCCACCTTTCTCGCATCGTGCCAAAAGGAAGAGGAAGCGCCTGAAAAGCCTCGCCCCGTCCTCTCCATCGTCGTGCAGCCAGCCCCCGCTGCAACATTGACGCTGCCCGGGACTGTCAACGCGCGCATTGAAACCCAATTCGGTTTTCGCGTTCTCGGTCGTATCGTCGCGCGCAATGTGCAGGTCGGCGATATCGTGAAAAAGGGCGATGTGTTGGCTGCAATCGATCCCCTCTCTTTGGAACTGGCCGTCAGAAGCGCGCAGTCGGACCTGTCCAACGCACAGGCCCAGCTTGCAAACGCACAGACAAACGAGCAACGCCAGCAGACATTGTTCGAGCGGCAATCCGCCGCCAAGGCAACGTTCGAGAGCGCGCAACAGGAGCGCGTGACCGCCGAGGCGAACATGAATAAGGCGCAGGCCAATCTGGACAAAGCCAATGAGCAGCTGAGCTATTCACGCCTGCTGACGGAGTTCGACGGTGTCGTGACCAGCACATCCGCCGAGGTCGGGCAGGTCGTTTCGGCTGGCCAGAGCGTCGTCACCGTTGCCCGCCCGGAAGAGCGTGACGCTGTGATCGACGTGCCG is a window of Agrobacterium vaccinii DNA encoding:
- a CDS encoding Trm112 family protein codes for the protein MDEKLSNVDPKLLDLLVCPLTKGRLSYDREKRELISESARLAYPIRDGVPIMLVSEARTIED
- a CDS encoding LON peptidase substrate-binding domain-containing protein translates to MHVGNARYLKSTDLPDVVPVFPLSGALLLPEGQLPLNIFEPRYLAMFDAALSGDRMIGMVQPSLQGLDNGKGDGPLSQVGCLGRVTSFSETGDGRYLVSLSGVCRFRLLDEIATSAPYRTFKHAPFLSDLTGEYDEDAVDRENLLRVFRSFLDANQLEADWESVERAGNRVLVNSLSMMSPFGPAEKQALLEAPDLKSRADTLIAITEIVLAQGSSEPGTLLQ
- the trxA gene encoding thioredoxin — its product is MSDNPYGTSNSGHMTGSVNYGSAPQAAAAASHIKDTTTANFSKDVMEESRRQPVLVDFWAPWCGPCKQLTPVLEKVVNEAGGRVKLVKLNIDDHPSIPGQLGIQSIPAIVAFQDGRPVDGFMGAVPESQIREFIDKIAGPAGNDPQAEIDAALAEAKQLFADGDHQGAAQLFGFVMQVDPDNATAIAGIAECMIAVGEYQRASDLLASVPEELLADPAIQAASKKLAQYEEARQLGDPAALERELSADPDNHDARMKLAKILNAQGRRDEAADQLLTVMRKDRTYEDDGARKQLVEFLESWGFKDPASVSARRKLSSILFS
- a CDS encoding prolyl-tRNA synthetase associated domain-containing protein encodes the protein MTEQTPKTAQDLFALLDSLGIQHKTVQHEPVFTVAESESLRDSIPGGHTKNLFVKDKKDRYFVLTVEENAVVDLKTVHKTIDASSRVSFGRPEKMLEYLGVVPGSVTVFGAINDLGNDVTFVLDSELMKHDLINGHPLSNDATTMIGRDDLIRFLEATGHTPLVLKVTE
- a CDS encoding M20 aminoacylase family protein codes for the protein MPVLNRAAELQVQASEWRRHLHENPELLYDVHDTAAFVAEKLQSFGVDEIVTGIGRTGVVGIIHGQRGKGRTIGLRSDMDALPIVEETGKPWTSKVDGKMHACGHDGHMAMLLGAAKYLAETRNFTGSVALIFQPAEEGGAGALAMVQDGLMDRFKIDEVYGMHNMPGIPLGSFAIRKGGIMAAPDKFSIVVKGQGGHAAQPHRTVDPIAIGAQIVTNLQMIASRNADPIRSVVVSVTRFQAGSSHNIIPNEAVIAGTVRTLDENVRDMAEARIKQMAEGIAQANGAEAEAIYERYCPVTVNHGNETEHAIRIARDVVGDKNVDPDVDPSMAGEDFSYMLNERPGAFIFLGNGDSAGLHNPSYDFNDEALAYGISYWVKLAEQRLAE
- a CDS encoding D-alanyl-D-alanine carboxypeptidase family protein, translated to MTSAAYANPKMVIDVRTGKVISHQEAFRKWYPASLTKLMTAYLAFSAMKSGKLSPQTEVVMSKKAADQPASKMYFKPGSKLTLDSALKLLLIKSANDVAVAIAETVGGTTENFVAQMNAQAARLGMTSTRYVNPNGLPGKGQYTTARDLAVLALLLKREFPEYAGYFSLEGVSTGKKNYANYNMLVGRFQGADGMKTGFICASGFNQVSSASRNGRQVISVVLGADSLAGRTDQSADLLQMALTSSSGQGVSLASLAPYGETADVNDISADICNPKAAKVRSESRDEAGRMIIKSPYVQEMTRPPVYSYAGLIPGSETVVANSASTASKGADAANVPIPIPRPAF
- a CDS encoding TetR/AcrR family transcriptional regulator; its protein translation is MKRLTRAEQKALRPTQILEAAFEEFVDHGFTAARVEDIAERVGVTKGTVYVYFPTKEELFAEMIRHIASPLETFLTDLGELSGNSEERLKNFILQLYDRLLTERRLRQMLRFVISEGTRFPHVIDTHTEELIEPIIGRLQELLDEGVKQGEFVPGPRASARIVFAPIVGIAVETLIHGDRRDLELPSFIESHLDLIMGALLTRPQS
- a CDS encoding efflux RND transporter periplasmic adaptor subunit, whose product is MRRYATIAFFAAALPGLAACSPEKQAQEKAPRHVEVVQVKSVDVSDAVSTTGEISARVQSDLSFRVSGQIVERLVDVGDHVTTGQVLARIDPQEQKADLQVALATLQSAQAQQTQAQQAFDRQQSLFNTGVTTRAALDQAQETLLTGQGTVQSSQAQVDTARDALEQTELKADADGIITARSAEVGQVAQAAQLVFTLAHDGPRDAVINADETTLLGGEIENDVVVRMLSGGAPIKATLRELSPALDTTTATIRVKLALDATANVRLGSPIVATAHYKPVKTMQLPWSAIASDSGQPSVWVVDPKTKVVSLRKIEVAKYANGHFSVKSGLSEGETVVVNGTKFLAIGETVAYEGAAQ
- a CDS encoding efflux RND transporter periplasmic adaptor subunit; its protein translation is MRISVTFVTLALASTFLASCQKEEEAPEKPRPVLSIVVQPAPAATLTLPGTVNARIETQFGFRVLGRIVARNVQVGDIVKKGDVLAAIDPLSLELAVRSAQSDLSNAQAQLANAQTNEQRQQTLFERQSAAKATFESAQQERVTAEANMNKAQANLDKANEQLSYSRLLTEFDGVVTSTSAEVGQVVSAGQSVVTVARPEERDAVIDVPEAAGSLLKPGTAFDVALQLDPTYHAQGMVREVAPEADDATRTLRTKLALVNPPDALRLGAVITATATADAHPVIRLPSSAIKREGDKTSVWIVDEKAGKVSARDVKPEAGSVPGGTIVISTGLNPGDRVVVAGVHQLQDGQAVRIEQENAQ